A window from Leifsonia shinshuensis encodes these proteins:
- a CDS encoding glucose-6-phosphate dehydrogenase: protein MTQSVDTLVILGASGDLTSRLLLPAIGQLLTDQPDRAFALVGSSSADLDDDAWKKIVRTSFATVEAKGDAVERLLDGTRYVKADATSADDLKQLLGSADGVPALYFALPPAVTAKACQALGTFELPKGLTLALEKPFGTDRESAIALNAQLAKLVPEDQIHRVDHFLGRSSVLNILGVRFANGILEPIWDGLHIERVDVIYDETLALEGRAGYYDGAGALIDMIQSHLLQVMAVLAMEPPSTLGAPDLRDAKQLVLRATKVWGDDPVASSRRARYGAGEIEGRTLPAYADEKGVDPSRETETLAEVTLQIDTWRWKGVPFTLRSGKALGGRRREMVITFAPARQMPVGLKGTMEPAKLRLMFAPDSMELELNINGTDDPYELERTTLTADFGPGALLAYGEVLEGILDGDPSLSVRADTAVECWRIVEPVLDAWRQGRVPLEEYPAGSDGPKDWAPLG from the coding sequence ATGACGCAGTCCGTGGACACTCTTGTGATTCTCGGAGCATCCGGCGACCTCACGTCACGGCTCCTGCTCCCCGCCATCGGACAACTGCTCACCGATCAGCCGGATCGCGCGTTCGCTCTGGTGGGCTCCAGCAGCGCCGACCTCGACGACGACGCGTGGAAGAAGATCGTCCGCACCTCGTTCGCGACCGTCGAGGCGAAGGGCGACGCGGTCGAGCGGCTGCTCGACGGGACGCGGTACGTGAAGGCCGACGCGACGAGCGCCGACGACCTGAAGCAGCTGCTCGGGAGCGCGGACGGCGTGCCCGCCCTCTACTTCGCCCTCCCGCCCGCGGTCACCGCGAAGGCGTGCCAGGCCCTCGGCACGTTCGAGCTGCCGAAGGGCCTCACCCTCGCGCTCGAGAAGCCCTTCGGCACCGACCGGGAGAGCGCGATCGCGCTGAACGCGCAGCTCGCCAAGCTCGTGCCCGAAGACCAGATCCACCGCGTGGACCACTTCCTCGGCCGTTCCAGCGTGCTCAACATCCTCGGCGTGCGCTTCGCCAACGGCATTCTCGAACCCATCTGGGACGGCCTCCACATCGAGCGCGTCGACGTGATCTATGACGAGACGCTGGCGCTGGAGGGACGCGCCGGCTACTACGACGGCGCCGGGGCGCTGATCGACATGATCCAGAGCCACCTCCTGCAGGTGATGGCGGTGCTCGCCATGGAGCCGCCGTCCACGCTCGGAGCGCCGGACCTCCGCGACGCCAAGCAGCTGGTGCTGCGCGCGACGAAGGTGTGGGGCGACGACCCCGTCGCCTCCAGCCGCCGCGCCCGCTACGGTGCGGGGGAGATCGAGGGACGCACGCTGCCCGCCTACGCGGACGAGAAGGGCGTCGACCCGTCGCGGGAGACCGAGACGCTCGCCGAGGTCACGCTGCAGATCGACACCTGGCGGTGGAAGGGCGTCCCGTTCACGCTCCGCTCCGGGAAGGCGCTCGGCGGCCGGCGGCGCGAGATGGTGATCACGTTCGCGCCCGCACGGCAGATGCCGGTCGGGCTGAAGGGCACCATGGAGCCGGCCAAGCTGCGGCTGATGTTCGCACCGGACTCGATGGAGCTGGAACTCAACATCAACGGCACCGACGACCCGTACGAGCTGGAGCGCACGACGCTCACCGCCGACTTCGGCCCCGGAGCGCTGCTGGCTTACGGCGAAGTCCTGGAGGGCATCCTCGACGGCGACCCGTCGCTGTCGGTTCGGGCCGACACGGCGGTGGAGTGCTGGCGGATCGTGGAGCCGGTGCTCGACGCGTGGCGCCAGGGCCGCGTGCCGCTGGAGGAGTACCCGGCGGGATCGGACGGGCCGAAGGACTGGGCGCCGCTGGGCTGA
- a CDS encoding SLC13 family permease — MRTAIVGAVLLVLGGIAVATGLLPVPEAVELWDRVWPILLFVIAITVVTELAAEAGVFTILAQQTARWGRGRAWVLWLLVVLVAALSTIFLSLDTTAVLLTPVVIVMARHAGINPLPFALTTVWMANAGSLLLPVSNLTNLLAQHAMGDPTPAAFAALMLAPALVAMIVPMIVVFVIARKFLLVRYETGEEDGIEDPILFWVSAAVVVALIPLLVSGLPVWLPTSIAALVLIALFLVRRRSVVRFGLLPWQLVLLASGLFLFIEALHSAGLGTIMAVISGTGESPLALLRLSLTGLVGANAIDNLPAYLALEPVATSPARLAALLIGVNAGPLITPWASLATLLWHQRLTSFDVEIRWSRYMLLGLIVAPVTVVLATLALSATL, encoded by the coding sequence ATGCGCACCGCGATCGTGGGCGCCGTGCTCCTCGTGCTCGGCGGCATCGCCGTGGCGACGGGCCTGCTGCCCGTCCCGGAGGCCGTCGAACTGTGGGACCGCGTGTGGCCCATCCTGCTCTTCGTGATCGCCATCACGGTCGTGACGGAACTGGCCGCCGAGGCCGGCGTCTTCACCATCCTCGCGCAGCAGACCGCCCGGTGGGGGCGCGGACGCGCCTGGGTGCTGTGGCTGCTGGTGGTGCTGGTCGCCGCGCTCAGCACCATCTTCCTGTCGCTGGACACGACGGCCGTGCTGCTCACCCCGGTCGTCATCGTGATGGCGCGTCACGCCGGGATCAACCCGCTGCCGTTCGCCCTCACCACGGTGTGGATGGCGAACGCCGGGTCGCTCCTGCTGCCCGTGTCGAACCTCACGAACCTGCTGGCCCAGCACGCGATGGGGGATCCGACCCCGGCCGCGTTCGCCGCGCTGATGCTGGCCCCGGCGCTGGTCGCGATGATCGTGCCGATGATCGTGGTGTTCGTGATCGCCCGCAAGTTCCTGCTCGTGCGCTACGAGACCGGGGAGGAGGACGGGATCGAGGACCCCATCCTGTTCTGGGTGTCGGCCGCGGTCGTCGTCGCGCTCATCCCGCTGCTCGTCTCCGGCCTGCCGGTCTGGCTGCCGACCAGCATCGCGGCCCTGGTGCTCATCGCGCTGTTCCTCGTGCGACGCCGGTCGGTCGTGCGGTTCGGGCTGCTGCCGTGGCAGCTGGTGCTGCTCGCCTCCGGGCTGTTCCTGTTCATCGAGGCGCTGCACTCGGCCGGGCTCGGGACGATCATGGCGGTCATCTCGGGCACCGGCGAGTCCCCGCTGGCCCTGCTGCGGCTCTCGCTCACCGGTCTGGTCGGCGCCAACGCGATCGACAACCTGCCGGCGTACCTCGCTCTGGAGCCCGTCGCGACGAGTCCGGCGCGGCTGGCCGCGCTCCTGATCGGCGTGAACGCCGGTCCGCTGATCACGCCGTGGGCGTCGCTCGCGACGTTGCTCTGGCACCAGCGACTGACGTCGTTCGACGTGGAGATCCGCTGGAGCCGCTACATGCTCCTCGGCCTGATCGTTGCGCCGGTGACGGTCGTGCTCGCGACGCTCGCCCTCTCCGCCACGCTGTAG
- a CDS encoding YhgE/Pip domain-containing protein: MTTPTSSLRRPRSLFSLERMRSDKRVTWLTIVGILLVPIVIGGLLVWALWNPTERLHDVKAAVVNLDQPVKVNGQTVPLGRQLSAGLLDSANDNFTWVLSDKKDADKGLASGEYVSVVTIPENFSKAATSTAGAAADATQATIDVRTSPESKLVDPAISQAVTTTATSVLNKQLTSTYIANVYVGFNTLGEQLGKAATGADQLSGGLVQLASGTHQLADGAAQLSTGASSLASGISQLSDGTSGLADGLQQLSGGAGSLAGGLTTLQQSTSGLPAQTQQLAAGAAGVSAGVQKTADGLGELYNGCVAAHGALDPTCEGIAQTRAGMTTPQGGNPSLTGLASTVAGGTQQLAAGMPALTNGIAQSASGAQQLASGTAQSASGAQQLASGASQSADGAQQFATGVQQLSDGIPALASGADQSASGASSLATGLHSAVKQLPSYDTSERKSLADVAAQPVTQKASGTTAFGTSSIPLFASVALWLGALATFLVLQALSRRALLTARAAGLIALDGFVPAAVLGVAQGVLVSAVMAPALGLDVGHWFGFAALAAAAGIAFAAVNHGLVALLGGVGRFLSMLVVVVTLASGIVSTAPTFFDAALPWLPTSPAITALQGAIDGSADAWRGLGGLLLWAAFGFAVALIAVARRRVVNAAQLLPAE, translated from the coding sequence ATGACCACGCCAACATCCTCACTCCGCCGTCCCCGCTCCCTGTTCTCGCTGGAGCGGATGCGCTCCGACAAGCGCGTCACCTGGCTGACGATCGTCGGCATCCTGCTCGTGCCGATCGTCATCGGCGGCCTCCTCGTCTGGGCGCTGTGGAATCCGACCGAGCGCCTCCACGACGTCAAGGCGGCGGTGGTGAACCTCGACCAGCCGGTGAAGGTCAACGGACAGACGGTACCGCTCGGACGTCAGCTGTCCGCCGGGCTCCTCGACAGCGCGAACGACAACTTCACCTGGGTGCTGAGCGACAAGAAGGATGCGGACAAGGGCCTCGCGAGCGGCGAGTACGTCTCTGTGGTGACCATCCCGGAGAACTTCTCGAAGGCGGCGACCTCGACCGCCGGGGCGGCCGCCGACGCCACGCAGGCGACCATCGACGTGCGCACCAGCCCGGAGTCGAAGCTGGTGGACCCGGCGATCAGCCAGGCGGTCACGACCACGGCGACCTCCGTGCTGAACAAGCAGCTCACCTCCACATACATCGCGAACGTCTACGTCGGCTTCAACACCCTCGGCGAGCAGCTCGGCAAGGCCGCGACCGGAGCCGACCAGCTCTCCGGCGGCCTGGTGCAGCTGGCGAGCGGCACCCACCAGCTGGCCGACGGCGCCGCGCAGCTGTCGACCGGCGCATCGTCGCTGGCGAGCGGCATCTCGCAGCTGTCCGACGGCACCTCGGGCCTGGCCGATGGCCTCCAGCAGCTGTCGGGCGGCGCCGGTTCGCTGGCCGGTGGCCTGACGACCCTGCAGCAGAGCACCTCCGGCCTGCCGGCGCAGACGCAGCAGCTCGCCGCCGGCGCTGCGGGCGTCTCCGCCGGCGTGCAGAAGACCGCGGACGGGCTCGGTGAGCTGTACAACGGCTGCGTCGCAGCGCACGGCGCGCTCGACCCGACCTGCGAGGGCATCGCGCAGACGCGTGCCGGCATGACCACCCCGCAGGGCGGGAACCCGAGCCTCACCGGCCTGGCCTCGACGGTCGCGGGCGGCACGCAGCAGCTCGCGGCGGGGATGCCGGCGCTCACGAACGGCATCGCCCAGTCGGCGTCCGGGGCGCAGCAGCTCGCCTCCGGCACCGCCCAGTCGGCGTCCGGCGCGCAGCAGCTCGCCTCCGGCGCCTCCCAGTCGGCGGACGGTGCGCAGCAGTTCGCGACCGGCGTGCAGCAGCTGAGCGACGGCATCCCGGCGCTCGCCTCCGGCGCCGACCAGTCCGCGTCGGGCGCCTCCTCGCTCGCTACGGGCCTGCACTCGGCGGTGAAGCAGCTCCCGAGCTACGACACCAGCGAACGGAAGAGCCTGGCGGATGTCGCCGCGCAGCCGGTCACGCAGAAGGCGTCCGGCACGACCGCGTTCGGCACCTCCAGCATCCCGCTGTTCGCCTCCGTCGCGCTGTGGCTCGGCGCTCTGGCGACGTTCCTCGTGCTGCAGGCGCTGTCGCGCCGTGCGCTGCTGACCGCGCGCGCCGCCGGGCTCATCGCGCTCGACGGGTTCGTCCCGGCGGCGGTGCTCGGCGTGGCGCAGGGCGTGCTCGTGTCCGCGGTCATGGCTCCCGCCCTCGGGCTGGACGTGGGCCACTGGTTCGGCTTCGCCGCCCTGGCGGCGGCGGCCGGGATCGCGTTCGCCGCCGTCAACCACGGCCTCGTGGCGCTGCTCGGCGGCGTCGGGCGGTTCCTGTCGATGCTGGTCGTGGTGGTGACGCTCGCCTCCGGCATCGTGTCGACCGCCCCGACGTTCTTCGATGCGGCACTGCCGTGGCTGCCGACCTCCCCCGCCATCACTGCCCTCCAGGGCGCGATCGACGGCTCGGCGGATGCGTGGCGCGGCCTGGGCGGGCTGCTGCTGTGGGCGGCGTTCGGCTTCGCCGTCGCGCTGATCGCGGTGGCCCGCCGCCGCGTCGTCAACGCCGCGCAGCTGCTCCCCGCCGAGTAG